The Ignatzschineria rhizosphaerae genome contains a region encoding:
- a CDS encoding M15 family metallopeptidase — MSAQEWLQKPVKNSDLMWEKVREVLIDTKNVLSHEALVEIKPSARLSVYSAYYHDHIAGALLPVYTRESILEKLYQLLEKLPENLGILVLDAWRPIAVQAALRHDFRDNLVVEYPNFNDAQIDEILNQFVAKPSQDPMAPSPHLTGGSIDLTLFDVASNQELDMGTSFDAMDEASWSHYFEESDDLETRQIRDNRRLLIHGMRSVGFSNLPSEWWHFDFGNQLWGYYTENKAFYGITDIKDVKKSS, encoded by the coding sequence ATGAGTGCGCAGGAGTGGCTTCAAAAGCCAGTCAAAAATAGCGATTTGATGTGGGAAAAAGTACGGGAAGTTTTAATTGATACAAAGAATGTATTAAGCCATGAAGCTTTAGTGGAGATTAAGCCAAGTGCTCGTTTAAGTGTTTATTCTGCTTATTATCATGACCATATTGCAGGGGCACTATTGCCTGTTTATACCCGAGAATCCATCTTAGAAAAACTCTATCAACTATTGGAAAAGTTACCTGAAAACCTCGGGATTTTAGTCTTAGATGCTTGGAGACCCATCGCGGTTCAAGCAGCATTACGACACGATTTTAGAGACAACTTAGTCGTTGAATATCCCAATTTTAATGATGCGCAGATTGATGAGATTCTAAATCAGTTTGTGGCAAAACCAAGCCAAGATCCAATGGCGCCTAGCCCACATTTAACGGGGGGATCTATCGATTTAACGCTATTTGATGTGGCGTCTAATCAAGAACTAGATATGGGAACAAGTTTTGATGCGATGGATGAAGCTTCTTGGAGTCATTACTTTGAAGAGAGTGATGATTTAGAGACAAGACAGATTCGTGATAATCGCCGCCTTCTCATTCATGGGATGAGGTCTGTTGGTTTTAGTAATCTGCCTTCTGAATGGTGGCATTTTGATTTTGGCAATCAGCTTTGGGGGTATTACACCGAAAATAAGGCATTTTATGGTATTACGGATATTAAGGATGTAAAAAAGTCATCGTGA
- a CDS encoding amidohydrolase family protein — protein MSTLIAKEHRIYTDTRSLKAYLLNNIKKNGGWVNAHMHGDRAFTIDYAGFEVYQTQTLIEKWDTLDRIKANMTEEDYYRHFSMGIERMIEQGVTAVGSFIDVDPIAEERAINAALRARLNYEKDITIKLVNQTLKGVIDKEARYWFDKGADKVDIIGGLPRRDLRDHGEGMDAVHMDVLLQTAKSQGKMVHVHVDQFNSKEEKETELVADKTIEHGMEGRVVAIHSISITAHDEAYRQMLYEKMLKAQMMVIACPFAWIDSPRREEQGPTRNAITPADELAKAGVPVAVGTDNIADYMLPFSDGDMWEELKLLITGCRYTNLEEAINIATKNGRMVLGLEPYARV, from the coding sequence ATGAGCACATTAATCGCTAAAGAACATCGTATTTACACGGACACTAGAAGTTTAAAAGCTTATTTATTAAATAATATTAAAAAAAATGGTGGTTGGGTCAATGCGCATATGCATGGTGACCGTGCTTTTACTATTGACTATGCGGGCTTTGAGGTTTATCAAACACAAACATTAATTGAAAAATGGGACACGCTTGATCGTATTAAAGCAAATATGACAGAGGAAGATTATTATCGCCATTTCTCTATGGGGATTGAGCGTATGATCGAGCAAGGTGTTACCGCTGTGGGTAGCTTTATTGACGTTGACCCAATTGCTGAAGAGCGTGCAATTAATGCAGCACTTCGTGCGCGTCTTAATTACGAGAAAGATATTACCATTAAACTTGTGAATCAAACCTTAAAAGGGGTGATCGATAAAGAAGCGCGTTACTGGTTTGATAAAGGTGCTGATAAGGTTGATATTATCGGCGGTCTTCCTCGCCGTGATTTACGTGATCATGGAGAAGGAATGGATGCCGTTCATATGGATGTCTTATTACAAACGGCTAAATCGCAAGGAAAAATGGTTCATGTTCACGTTGACCAATTTAACTCTAAAGAAGAGAAAGAGACAGAGTTAGTTGCTGATAAAACAATCGAGCATGGTATGGAAGGAAGAGTTGTGGCGATCCATAGTATCTCTATTACGGCGCATGATGAAGCCTATCGTCAAATGCTTTATGAGAAAATGCTCAAAGCACAAATGATGGTGATTGCTTGTCCATTTGCATGGATTGATAGCCCTCGTCGTGAAGAGCAAGGGCCAACACGTAATGCGATCACACCTGCCGATGAACTTGCAAAAGCAGGAGTTCCTGTCGCTGTAGGAACGGATAATATCGCAGATTACATGCTCCCATTTAGTGATGGGGATATGTGGGAGGAGTTAAAACTTCTTATTACAGGTTGCCGCTATACAAACCTTGAAGAAGCCATTAATATCGCCACAAAAAATGGTCGTATGGTATTAGGTTTAGAGCCTTATGCTCGTGTTTAA
- a CDS encoding NAD(+)/NADH kinase — MKKFQKIALILSNKESKEVQEAVLRTKDIMDERGVSYFEVDNLEYRLALTYPETIMKEIASSDLIIAFGGDGTFLGIARKVHQLNIPVLGVNLGRLGFLTDIDQRALHTRLSEILDGQLKLEERFLLKAKIDNEFRSFAMNDVVIHKTELSRLIEIDVYVNDHYLSTYRADGLILATPTGSTAYSLSTGGPIMYPSLPAIVISPICPHTFSHRPLVIPANCKVEVVTSDREKTPVNVTCDGQELFTLANEERLTIEPSEHLLTLVHSEDYHYFSILREKLNWGNQPNTRR, encoded by the coding sequence ATGAAAAAATTTCAAAAAATCGCGTTAATTCTCAGTAATAAGGAATCGAAAGAGGTTCAAGAAGCTGTCTTGCGTACCAAAGATATTATGGATGAGCGCGGTGTCTCCTATTTTGAAGTCGATAATTTAGAATATCGCTTAGCGTTAACTTATCCTGAAACAATTATGAAGGAGATTGCTTCATCTGATTTAATTATCGCTTTTGGGGGAGATGGAACTTTTTTAGGGATTGCTCGTAAAGTTCATCAACTTAATATTCCGGTGCTTGGTGTTAATTTAGGAAGATTAGGATTTTTAACAGATATTGATCAAAGAGCGCTCCATACACGATTATCAGAAATTTTAGATGGTCAATTAAAACTGGAAGAGCGTTTTTTATTAAAAGCAAAAATTGATAATGAGTTTCGCTCATTTGCAATGAACGATGTGGTGATTCATAAAACAGAGCTTTCACGTCTGATTGAGATAGATGTTTATGTCAATGACCATTATCTTTCAACCTATCGTGCTGATGGACTTATTCTTGCAACCCCAACGGGTTCAACGGCTTATTCACTCTCCACGGGGGGGCCGATTATGTATCCGTCATTACCTGCGATAGTGATCTCTCCTATTTGTCCTCATACTTTTAGCCATCGCCCTTTAGTGATTCCTGCTAATTGTAAGGTTGAAGTGGTGACAAGTGATCGTGAGAAAACACCGGTGAATGTTACCTGTGATGGACAAGAGTTATTTACGTTAGCTAATGAAGAGCGATTAACGATTGAGCCTTCTGAGCATTTATTAACCTTAGTTCACTCAGAAGATTATCACTATTTCTCTATTTTAAGAGAGAAATTAAATTGGGGTAATCAGCCTAATACACGTCGTTAA
- a CDS encoding sodium:proton antiporter, with product MRKALFFLLSISMVPGLAFAGGELSFDGQDLSLLWSIPFIGIILSIAIFPLIAPTTWENHYGKIVAAWTVLFFVPLFFTYDLSITTNIFAHALIEEYIPFILLLLVLFAASGGIHISGNLVASPKFNVSILAIGTILASVMGTTGAAMLLIRPILSANKNRKHRMHIPIFFIFLVANIGGGLTPLGDPPLFLGFLNGVDFFWTLQHMFLPVLIFSIILLAIFYVIDSFYFKKENIAKSDEKTTVVIVGKQNFLIILGVLFGIIMSGIWIPGITWDVFGVEVHIENVLRDLFFIFLTFVSLKITSKKIRTDNNFNWHPIVEVAKIFAGIFLTIVPVITMLEAGRNGAFSSIVEITHTDAGEPINVVYFWVTTVLSAFLDNAPTYLVFFKMAGAQAPEGIAAADYLMNGIPATLLAISMGTVFTGPLTYIGNAPNFMVKAMAEQEGIKMPSFFGYMFIAMIVLIPVYILLNIIFL from the coding sequence ATGCGTAAAGCCCTTTTTTTTCTACTTAGCATAAGCATGGTCCCAGGCCTTGCCTTTGCTGGAGGCGAGCTCTCATTTGATGGTCAAGACCTCTCTTTGCTTTGGTCTATTCCTTTCATCGGTATTATCCTATCGATTGCAATCTTTCCACTTATTGCCCCGACAACTTGGGAAAATCATTATGGGAAAATTGTAGCAGCTTGGACGGTACTATTCTTTGTCCCTCTCTTTTTTACTTATGATCTAAGTATCACCACCAATATCTTCGCGCATGCTTTAATCGAAGAATATATTCCCTTTATTTTACTTTTATTAGTTCTCTTTGCCGCATCAGGTGGGATTCATATTTCAGGTAACTTAGTTGCAAGCCCGAAATTTAACGTCTCTATCTTAGCAATTGGAACGATTTTAGCTTCAGTAATGGGAACAACTGGTGCTGCGATGCTCCTTATTCGCCCGATCTTATCGGCAAATAAAAATCGTAAACATCGTATGCATATTCCCATCTTCTTTATTTTCTTAGTGGCGAATATTGGGGGCGGTTTAACACCTTTAGGGGATCCACCACTTTTCCTTGGCTTCTTAAATGGCGTTGATTTCTTCTGGACTTTGCAACATATGTTCTTACCAGTTTTAATCTTCTCTATCATCTTGTTAGCAATTTTTTATGTGATTGATAGCTTCTATTTTAAGAAAGAAAATATCGCAAAATCAGATGAGAAAACAACTGTCGTCATCGTTGGAAAACAGAACTTCCTTATTATTCTTGGCGTTTTATTTGGCATTATTATGTCAGGAATCTGGATTCCGGGAATTACTTGGGATGTCTTTGGTGTTGAAGTTCATATTGAAAACGTCTTACGAGACCTCTTCTTTATCTTCTTAACATTTGTTTCCCTTAAGATCACATCGAAAAAAATCCGCACAGATAATAACTTCAATTGGCATCCTATTGTGGAAGTGGCAAAAATCTTTGCCGGTATTTTCTTAACAATTGTGCCAGTTATTACGATGTTAGAAGCTGGAAGAAATGGTGCATTTAGCAGTATCGTGGAAATTACCCACACAGATGCAGGTGAACCTATTAACGTGGTTTACTTCTGGGTCACAACTGTACTCTCTGCATTCTTAGATAATGCGCCAACATACCTAGTATTCTTTAAAATGGCCGGCGCTCAAGCCCCTGAAGGCATTGCTGCTGCTGATTACCTTATGAATGGTATTCCGGCAACCCTTCTAGCGATTTCGATGGGTACCGTATTTACAGGTCCATTAACTTATATCGGGAACGCACCGAACTTCATGGTGAAAGCAATGGCTGAACAAGAAGGCATTAAAATGCCCTCATTCTTTGGCTATATGTTCATTGCGATGATCGTGTTAATCCCCGTCTATATTCTTCTAAACATTATCTTCTTGTAA
- a CDS encoding aspartate kinase, with amino-acid sequence MTLLVQKYGGSSVANIERIQNVARRIQKYHEKGNKMVVVLSAMSGETDRLIQLAHGLTKRPNPREMDALVSTGEQVSISLLCIALEAMGIKAKSYNGDQARILTDQVHTKARIKNIDTSAMEADLNNGYVVVVAGFQGVTEDGSVTTLGRGGSDTTAVALAARLKAAECQIFTDVDGVYTTDPRIEPKARKLDKIAFEEMLELSSLGSKVLQIRSVELAAKNKVPLRVLSSLIEEGEGTLITTEKDIDMEAAIISGVATSKNEAKITVLGVPDQPGIAFNILEQISDANIEVDMIVQNISQDGTTDFTFTTNETDFDRALEITETTAKEMGARKVLGDKDIVKVSLVGLGMRSHAGVASLMFKALANEKINIKMISTSEIKVSVIIDSKYHELAVRTLHDAFKLDE; translated from the coding sequence ATGACTCTGTTAGTACAAAAATATGGCGGTAGTTCTGTTGCAAATATTGAACGTATTCAGAATGTGGCACGTCGTATTCAAAAATATCACGAAAAAGGAAATAAAATGGTGGTGGTTCTCTCTGCAATGTCAGGAGAAACCGATCGCCTCATACAGCTTGCACATGGATTGACCAAACGCCCTAACCCAAGAGAAATGGATGCTTTAGTATCAACTGGCGAGCAGGTCAGTATATCTCTTTTATGTATTGCACTCGAAGCAATGGGCATTAAAGCAAAATCATATAATGGTGACCAAGCTCGAATCTTAACAGACCAAGTTCATACCAAAGCCCGAATTAAAAACATTGATACCTCTGCAATGGAAGCTGATTTAAACAATGGTTATGTTGTTGTCGTCGCAGGATTCCAAGGTGTTACAGAAGATGGATCTGTCACAACGCTTGGTAGAGGTGGATCAGATACAACAGCCGTTGCACTTGCCGCTCGTTTAAAAGCCGCAGAATGCCAAATCTTTACAGATGTCGATGGCGTTTATACAACGGACCCAAGAATTGAGCCTAAAGCTCGCAAACTTGATAAAATTGCTTTTGAAGAGATGCTTGAACTTTCAAGCTTAGGTTCAAAAGTATTACAAATTCGCTCAGTAGAGCTTGCCGCAAAGAACAAAGTACCGCTTCGTGTTCTCTCTTCATTAATTGAAGAAGGCGAAGGAACCCTTATTACTACAGAAAAGGATATTGACATGGAAGCAGCCATTATCTCAGGTGTTGCAACAAGTAAAAATGAAGCAAAAATTACCGTGCTTGGTGTTCCCGATCAGCCTGGTATTGCCTTTAATATTCTTGAACAAATTAGTGATGCCAATATTGAAGTAGATATGATTGTCCAAAACATTTCACAAGATGGGACAACTGATTTTACCTTCACAACTAATGAAACTGATTTTGACCGCGCGTTAGAAATTACAGAAACAACGGCAAAAGAGATGGGTGCTCGCAAAGTTCTTGGTGATAAAGATATTGTAAAAGTCTCCTTAGTTGGCCTTGGTATGCGCTCACATGCTGGTGTTGCAAGTCTTATGTTTAAAGCACTCGCAAATGAAAAGATTAATATCAAAATGATTTCAACTTCAGAAATTAAAGTTTCTGTTATCATCGACAGCAAATATCATGAACTTGCGGTTAGAACACTTCATGATGCATTTAAGCTTGATGAGTAA
- a CDS encoding autotransporter assembly complex protein TamA, with product MKKIKLLSPLLLITLFFLNLSFAEKKMEVKIEGISHKKALENAQNAAEIYALNGKTAPPELRIQWLYEEGVKQISNSLQPYGFYRAKIKGDLIFGQETISVTYRVDPGPQIPIGQIILGVTDLESVKERNTKEAPDEYKAFTKIINSSKLKVGAPLNHTQYESTKSKLSQKASELGYFDAFYPYHELVVNLNKYEADIDLQMTLGDRYRFGTSTFHQEYFSDEFLNRFLHNMRLNNDYSDEKLVQLQSTFNETNYFEDVVIMPQKNMETKEVPLDIYLRPRKQRTLTFGVGYSSDIGPKVMGGLNWHYFNPYGHKLSTSFLFGQKKRDATINYQIPGSDPTQDAYNIFFNYDFENTSTKDYTTYLVGASKERTRDQYKYGYSLHYQYDRFRDVYGSKQNSKLLVPTFYGEWKSAKTIPFNQFGFKVEGKIRGAMSSVGSDISFLQASIGAHTFIPLGENNRLLIRGMIGNTTIKSEDLNKLPPSLRFYTGGDNTVRGYKYDGIGERGYNGEIYGGKKLAVASIEYEHKISPSFAIATFVDAGDAYNSKIDLKYGAGAGIRWYSQIGAVKLDLAHGFDKDFGDTVRLHLNIGLEL from the coding sequence ATGAAAAAGATAAAGTTACTCTCGCCACTTCTTCTCATTACGCTCTTCTTTTTAAATCTCAGTTTTGCGGAGAAGAAGATGGAGGTAAAAATTGAAGGAATCTCCCATAAAAAAGCACTTGAAAATGCTCAAAATGCGGCAGAGATTTATGCACTTAATGGTAAAACAGCGCCCCCTGAGCTACGCATCCAATGGCTATATGAAGAAGGGGTTAAGCAAATTAGTAACTCACTTCAACCCTATGGCTTTTACCGCGCGAAGATCAAGGGTGATCTCATCTTCGGCCAAGAAACGATCTCTGTAACATACAGAGTCGACCCCGGTCCACAAATCCCCATTGGCCAGATTATTCTTGGCGTTACGGACCTTGAATCTGTTAAAGAGAGAAATACCAAAGAAGCTCCAGATGAGTACAAGGCTTTCACTAAAATCATCAATAGTAGTAAGCTAAAAGTCGGGGCACCACTGAATCATACGCAATATGAATCAACGAAAAGCAAGCTCTCACAAAAGGCTTCAGAACTGGGTTATTTTGATGCTTTTTATCCTTATCATGAGTTAGTCGTGAATCTCAATAAGTATGAAGCTGATATCGACTTACAGATGACTCTCGGTGATCGCTATCGTTTTGGTACTTCTACTTTTCATCAAGAATATTTTTCTGATGAGTTTCTCAATCGCTTTTTGCATAATATGCGTCTCAATAATGATTATAGCGATGAAAAACTAGTTCAACTTCAATCCACATTTAATGAAACAAACTATTTTGAGGATGTCGTGATTATGCCTCAAAAAAATATGGAAACGAAAGAAGTTCCTCTTGATATCTATCTTCGCCCAAGAAAACAGCGCACTTTAACATTTGGGGTTGGATACTCTTCTGACATCGGTCCTAAAGTGATGGGAGGACTTAACTGGCATTACTTTAATCCTTATGGTCACAAACTTTCTACAAGCTTCCTCTTTGGTCAGAAAAAACGCGATGCCACCATCAATTATCAAATCCCAGGCTCAGATCCAACCCAAGATGCGTACAACATCTTCTTTAATTATGATTTTGAAAATACCTCAACAAAAGATTACACCACCTATTTAGTCGGGGCATCTAAAGAGAGAACCCGAGATCAATACAAATATGGCTACTCCCTACACTACCAATATGATCGCTTTAGAGACGTTTATGGCAGTAAGCAAAATAGTAAATTATTAGTGCCGACATTTTATGGGGAGTGGAAATCTGCAAAAACAATTCCCTTTAATCAATTTGGCTTTAAAGTGGAAGGAAAAATTCGCGGTGCGATGAGCTCTGTTGGTTCAGATATCTCCTTTCTACAAGCAAGTATCGGCGCTCATACCTTTATTCCGCTTGGGGAGAATAATCGGCTCTTAATCAGAGGCATGATTGGCAATACCACCATTAAATCTGAAGATCTTAATAAACTTCCACCAAGCTTACGTTTCTATACAGGCGGCGATAATACGGTGCGTGGCTATAAATATGATGGCATTGGTGAAAGAGGCTATAACGGCGAAATCTATGGAGGAAAAAAGCTTGCTGTTGCCAGTATTGAATACGAACACAAAATATCCCCAAGCTTTGCAATCGCGACCTTTGTTGATGCTGGAGATGCGTATAATAGTAAAATCGATTTAAAATATGGCGCAGGAGCAGGAATTCGCTGGTACTCTCAAATAGGCGCCGTCAAACTCGATCTTGCACATGGCTTTGACAAAGATTTTGGCGATACCGTCCGCTTACATCTTAATATTGGCTTAGAGTTATAA
- the tilS gene encoding tRNA lysidine(34) synthetase TilS: MLPNWYFEIFNRYKEQLQRKNALYLALSAGVDSNTLLHWLSIFKDELPPIYTIHVNHNWHGDYSHLWANFAKKRAEYYGFTHFHYEVYFKDHDPKGLEAAGREARYLKFGETMQENSLLCVGHHRSDQAETLMQRLLRSSGVRGLGAMRDFNKVEFGPHTIELFRPFLSISKKSLYETATKLSLPWLEDYTNHEADDMERNIIRNNLFKTMEDEFPKYEAAFYQVTQFMQEADDLLQDIAAEDLTKIGAQNPFSPKNSTLLINLPALQKLSYLRQKNALQAWIRPHNLIFTQKQLSEFFRVFVEQVPTHQSFFKLENFGIFYFQDHLYLRPLVEDSITPTLQFTKATNAPSQAFWDQKNLALIKREGGERFHPINRDKSQLLRKLLQEQNLPQWERDNCWLLIDLDTKEILWINHLGFSKLLMPYIKEEGVTPSLALFITDVPAI; the protein is encoded by the coding sequence ATGTTGCCAAATTGGTATTTTGAAATTTTTAATCGTTATAAAGAACAGCTACAGCGCAAAAATGCGCTCTACTTAGCGCTTAGCGCCGGAGTTGACTCTAATACCTTATTACATTGGTTATCGATATTTAAAGATGAACTCCCCCCGATCTACACCATTCATGTCAACCACAACTGGCATGGTGATTACTCTCATCTTTGGGCCAATTTTGCTAAAAAAAGAGCTGAATATTATGGCTTTACTCACTTTCACTATGAAGTCTATTTTAAAGATCATGATCCAAAAGGGTTAGAAGCTGCCGGCAGAGAGGCTCGCTACTTAAAGTTTGGAGAGACGATGCAAGAAAACTCCCTACTTTGTGTAGGACATCATCGCTCAGATCAAGCTGAAACACTAATGCAACGCTTACTTCGTAGCTCAGGTGTTCGGGGACTTGGCGCAATGCGAGATTTTAATAAAGTAGAATTTGGTCCTCATACAATTGAACTTTTTCGTCCTTTTCTCTCCATCTCTAAAAAATCACTTTACGAAACTGCCACAAAATTATCACTACCATGGTTAGAAGATTATACCAACCATGAAGCGGATGATATGGAGCGCAATATTATCCGTAACAACCTCTTTAAAACAATGGAAGATGAATTTCCAAAATATGAAGCAGCGTTTTATCAAGTCACACAATTCATGCAAGAAGCTGATGATTTACTGCAAGATATTGCCGCGGAAGATTTAACTAAAATTGGCGCTCAAAACCCTTTTTCCCCAAAAAACTCTACACTATTAATTAACCTTCCGGCATTACAAAAGCTCTCATATTTACGGCAGAAAAATGCTCTTCAAGCTTGGATTCGTCCCCATAATCTTATTTTTACCCAAAAACAGCTCTCAGAATTTTTCCGTGTTTTTGTAGAACAAGTGCCGACTCATCAAAGCTTTTTTAAATTAGAAAACTTTGGAATCTTCTATTTTCAAGATCATCTGTATCTACGCCCTTTAGTGGAAGATTCAATCACGCCAACATTACAATTTACCAAAGCAACTAATGCGCCCTCTCAAGCTTTCTGGGACCAAAAAAACTTAGCACTTATAAAGCGAGAAGGTGGCGAGCGCTTTCATCCTATTAATCGAGATAAAAGCCAATTATTACGAAAACTCTTACAAGAGCAGAATTTACCTCAGTGGGAACGTGATAACTGCTGGCTCTTAATAGATTTAGATACTAAAGAGATTCTTTGGATTAATCATCTTGGCTTTTCTAAATTACTAATGCCTTATATAAAAGAAGAAGGAGTCACTCCTTCTCTTGCACTTTTCATAACCGATGTGCCGGCAATCTAA
- a CDS encoding MetQ/NlpA family ABC transporter substrate-binding protein, with product MKRWGLMLAVMITGLSLLVGCSKEQDSKVITMGVSPGPYDELFDAAIVPILEKEGYTIKHINFSALLEANIAMTENSVDAVVSQHAGFMKVFNEQRGTDLVAIQKIPTVPAGIFSNRHQSLTDVAENMTILIPQDASNAARAYGLLAKVGWISLKPGINLMQASKNDIAGNPYQLNIKEVDSSLIPRILDDADFAVIPGSIVWLGKLDPSNVLAQESLLDDLYLQVVIKGKDQESDWAKAIIKAYNSPEFKAYMKAHNQNNYWILPPALLE from the coding sequence ATGAAGCGATGGGGATTGATGTTAGCGGTGATGATAACGGGGTTATCATTATTGGTGGGCTGCTCTAAAGAGCAAGATAGTAAGGTTATTACGATGGGGGTTTCACCTGGACCTTATGATGAGCTATTTGATGCCGCGATTGTGCCGATTTTAGAGAAAGAGGGATATACGATTAAGCATATCAATTTTTCTGCCTTGTTAGAGGCGAATATTGCGATGACAGAAAATTCGGTGGATGCTGTTGTTTCCCAGCACGCTGGATTTATGAAAGTATTTAATGAGCAGCGTGGAACAGATCTTGTTGCCATTCAAAAGATTCCAACAGTACCGGCGGGAATCTTTTCAAATAGGCATCAATCTTTAACAGATGTTGCCGAAAATATGACGATTTTAATCCCACAAGATGCCTCTAATGCAGCAAGAGCTTATGGATTATTAGCAAAGGTTGGTTGGATCTCGTTAAAACCTGGGATCAATCTAATGCAAGCTTCAAAAAATGATATTGCCGGTAATCCTTATCAGTTAAATATTAAAGAGGTGGATTCAAGTTTAATTCCTAGAATTTTAGATGATGCTGATTTTGCGGTAATTCCGGGGAGTATTGTCTGGTTAGGGAAACTTGATCCTAGTAATGTATTAGCGCAAGAATCATTGTTAGATGATCTTTACTTGCAAGTCGTCATAAAAGGAAAAGACCAAGAGAGTGATTGGGCCAAAGCGATTATCAAAGCTTATAACTCTCCTGAATTTAAAGCGTATATGAAGGCGCATAATCAAAATAATTATTGGATTTTACCACCCGCATTATTAGAGTAG
- a CDS encoding metal ABC transporter substrate-binding protein gives MAEPLKVITSFSILEDLAKNIGKDKISVESIIQRDQDAHSFEPTPKDILKIQNADVVILNGVDFDNWLSRILTANQYEGIIIDASRHVTLLAYGDHNHGHDHDHGHDHDHDHDHDHDHDHDHDHDHDHDHDHDHDHDHDHDHDHDHDHDHDHDHDHDHDHDHDHDHDHDHDHDHGEYDPHIWQNPLNVITMTQNITDGLSLASPEDAPYFTANFNYYKTLLMDADQYAKAHLNGESKAHLMVLHDSFSYLADRYHLNFVAISNINPLAEPSAKKMAELYKLVKDENITAIFSENIAPSRFITTLAKDLKLKNGGVLYSDALTKNPPANTYLEMFKSNVDQISKVLESTDKE, from the coding sequence TTGGCTGAACCTTTAAAGGTCATTACAAGCTTCTCTATTTTAGAAGATTTAGCGAAAAATATTGGCAAAGATAAAATCTCCGTAGAATCAATTATTCAAAGAGACCAAGATGCTCATAGCTTTGAGCCAACACCAAAAGATATCTTAAAAATTCAAAATGCTGATGTCGTTATTTTAAATGGGGTTGATTTTGATAATTGGCTCAGCCGGATTTTAACAGCCAATCAATATGAGGGGATTATCATTGATGCTAGCCGCCATGTGACATTACTTGCTTATGGTGATCACAACCATGGACATGATCACGACCACGGCCACGACCACGACCACGACCACGACCACGACCACGACCACGACCACGACCACGACCACGACCACGACCACGACCACGACCACGACCACGACCACGACCACGACCACGACCACGACCACGACCACGACCACGACCACGACCACGACCACGACCACGACCACGACCACGACCACGACCACGACCACGACCACGACCACGACCACGACCACGGCGAGTATGACCCGCATATTTGGCAAAATCCACTTAACGTCATCACAATGACGCAAAATATTACCGATGGTTTAAGCCTAGCATCGCCAGAAGATGCCCCTTACTTCACAGCGAACTTTAATTACTATAAAACTTTGCTTATGGATGCCGATCAATATGCAAAAGCACACTTAAATGGAGAGAGTAAAGCCCATCTCATGGTACTTCACGATAGCTTTAGCTACCTTGCTGATCGCTATCATCTTAACTTTGTCGCTATCTCTAACATCAATCCTTTAGCTGAACCTTCTGCCAAAAAAATGGCCGAGCTTTACAAGCTGGTAAAAGATGAGAATATTACGGCAATTTTTAGTGAAAATATTGCACCATCACGCTTTATTACGACACTTGCTAAAGACCTTAAGTTAAAAAATGGTGGAGTACTATATTCTGATGCGCTTACAAAAAATCCCCCCGCAAATACTTACCTTGAAATGTTCAAAAGCAATGTTGATCAAATCAGCAAGGTATTAGAGAGTACGGATAAGGAATAG